The following is a genomic window from Candidatus Methylomirabilota bacterium.
GTCGGATGGTTCTGATCCTGCGCTATCGCGAAGTGCGGGAAGGGAGCCGAATCTTCATGGACAGCAACCCAGACTTTTATCTCCGTATCGATCACCCGTTTTTCCATGTTATGACGAAGCTCCTGTCACCGCTTATCACATCGATTATGGATCGCCGGGTGAAGATGGTAGTTGAGGCGACAAGGACGCTGTTCGACCAGGTGCAGACTGATCCCAATGGGCTCTACCAGCAGATGAGCACATGGCCGGATGTGCAGCCTTCGGACCTGGAGGCGTTCCGGCAGACCTTCCTCAGCAAGGAGGCGACGGTGCGATGACCCTGCGAGAGGCGATCGGTCAGCTCTTCATCTTCGGGTTTGAGGGCGATAAGCCATCCGAAGCTCTTGAGGCCTTTGTGCGAGATCTCGCCCCTGGCGGATTGATCCTGTTTGGGCGTAACCTTGGCAGCCCGGAAGAGATCGCGACGCTCACCGACGCGCTTCAAGTTGCCTCGTTGACGCCGCTCTTCTTCGCGATTGACCAGGAGGGCGGGAAGGTGGCTCGCCTCCAGCCCCCTTTCACGCAGTGGCCATCCGCCGAAGCGGTTGGGACGGCGGACTCGGCGGAGTTGACCAACGCGATAGCCGCATCGATCGCCAGGGAGTTGATGGCGGTCGGGATTAACATGAATATGGCGCCGGTGCTTGATGTCCTCACGAATCCTGCTAACCCGGTTATGGCGGGTCGAAGCTATGGTTCAGACCCGCATATGGTGGCCCGGCATGGGATCGCCTTTTTCAGAGGGCTCGCGGACCAGGGAGTGGTGGCGGTTGGTAAGCACTTTCCCGGCCACGGCGATACCACGGTTGACTCTCACCTGGCGCTACCGGTCGTACCGCATGACCTCGACAGGCTCTCAGCGGCCGAACTTGTTCCATTCGCCATCGCCATCAACGCAGGCATCCCGGCGCTGATGACGGCTCATCTCCTGATCCCTGCTCTGGACCCGGAACAGCCGGCCACCCTGTCTCGATCGATCCTGACTGATCTACTGCGAGAACAGATGGGTTTTCGCGGTCTGGTCATCAGTGACGACCTCTTGATGCAGGGGATCGCTGACAGCACCCCTCCCGGTGAGGCGGGTGTTCGGTTCCTGGAGGCCGGGGGCGATCTGATGCTGATTTGTCATGACGAGGCGGCGCAGCGGCAGGCGCTCCGCGCCGTGGCTGAAGCTGTAGAGACCGGACGACTGTCCGAGGCGAGGGTGCGGGTTTCGTGTGACCGCATCGCCAAGGCGAAGGCGCAGGTAGTGCGCCGCGAGCCCGTCGCTTCCGTCGAGGAGATCCGCACGGTTGTGGGCTGTGATGCCCATCGGCGACTCATTGAGCGACTGGCGCAGCTTCCGTCATGAAGCGTCGGCGCCGGATGGTTGTCCCGCTCATCGTACTGGCGCTTACCGCATGCGCTGCTCCCGGCACCGGCTTGCAAGTTGTGTCGGTCCCTGATGAGAAGCTCCGCGTGGAGCGAAGCGCTCAGTCGCTCGTGAAGGCCCTCCCCTCAAACGTGTCCAGGCGCTCGTTTACGTTCCACATTGTGGGCGATGACCGGGCCTCCGGGTGGAATATCGCTCCAGGCATCATTTATATCGGTCAGCCGACAGCTCGTGATGCGTCCGACGACGAGTTAGTCCAGCTTATCGCCCACAGCATGGGTCACGACCTGCTGGCCCATCCCGTCAGTAAAACAGATGTCTCAGACAGTCGTCAGGCCGTAGAACTTGCCGCTATCGCTGTGGTGCCTGGAGGTCTCCTGCTGACCGGGATCGTAGAAGGCATGATGAGTGGCAGCGAATATACCTTAGCCCAGGAGATCAACGCGGAGCGTATTGGGCTTCGACTCTGGCTTCACAGCGGTCGGACGTGCGCGATGTGGATTATATTACGTGAGAAGCAGAAGGAGCAGGGGAGGAGTTGGCACGAGCCGCTCAAAGACGTGCCCCCTCCTTTCGACGACCTTATTGCCACTGCGAAGGGAGAGTGCATGGGGCAGCAGTAGGGGCGCTGCTTGCTGCGCCTGATACGACAGGTGCGGCTTGTGAGATACAAATCTCCCCGAACTCCGTTTTATAAAAAAGGGGGATGAGAGATTCGAGGCGGGGTATTCAGCGATGACGTGCTTTTGCCGCCTCGTCAACGAGCGCTCGAAAGAGCGTAAGCTGTTTGGGATAATGGGTGAACATCCGTTCAGGATGCCAGTGGACGGCGAGGAGAAAGCGTCCAGTGCCCTCAACCCCTTCCACGACTCCGTCAGGGGCCACGGCGTTGACCGCGAGGCCGGGCGCCAGGTCGCGGATAATCTGATGATGCGTACTGGTCACGCGCAACTCTCGAATCTCAAGAATTCCGGCAAGGCGAGAGCCTTCCACAATTGTGACCTGGTGAGCCGGCTCCCCGCGCCGCTCTCGAAGGCTCTGATGGGCCGGGTCGGTCTCTTTCCGGTAGGAGAGGTCCTGGTAGAGGCTGCCGCCCATGGCCACGTTCAGGACCTGGAGGCCGCGACAGATTCCTAAGAGCGGTAGGTCACGGCTGCGGGCAGCGTGAACCAGCTCCACTTCGAAACGATCCCGCTCTTCGTCGATCTCGCCGCATCGTTCGAGCACGATCTGCCCATAGAAGGAGGGGTGGATGTCGGCCCCTCCGGTCAGGAGGAGCCCATCAATCGCGTCCAGATACGCCTCGGCCAGGGCGGGCCCTTCGACGGGACTCGGGGCAGTCTCCGCATGGCTGCTCGGTAGGATCAGCGGCAGGCCGCCGGCCTGCAGGACAGCGCGGGGGTAGGCCTCCAGGATCGCCTCCCAACGCTCGTCGTCATCCCAATGGTGCCAGCTCGTAATCCCGATCTTCGGTCGCATCCGTTATCCCCTTCGACGAGGCCCAGAACAGCTCCTCCGCACGATACGTCCTGGTCGAGCGCCGGTGTGCTCACCGGCCTCAACCACCGGGATCCCGTTGACGAAGACATGGTGAATGCCGGCGGGGTACTGGATCGG
Proteins encoded in this region:
- the nagZ gene encoding beta-N-acetylhexosaminidase; the protein is MTLREAIGQLFIFGFEGDKPSEALEAFVRDLAPGGLILFGRNLGSPEEIATLTDALQVASLTPLFFAIDQEGGKVARLQPPFTQWPSAEAVGTADSAELTNAIAASIARELMAVGINMNMAPVLDVLTNPANPVMAGRSYGSDPHMVARHGIAFFRGLADQGVVAVGKHFPGHGDTTVDSHLALPVVPHDLDRLSAAELVPFAIAINAGIPALMTAHLLIPALDPEQPATLSRSILTDLLREQMGFRGLVISDDLLMQGIADSTPPGEAGVRFLEAGGDLMLICHDEAAQRQALRAVAEAVETGRLSEARVRVSCDRIAKAKAQVVRREPVASVEEIRTVVGCDAHRRLIERLAQLPS
- a CDS encoding gamma-glutamyl-gamma-aminobutyrate hydrolase family protein, yielding MRPKIGITSWHHWDDDERWEAILEAYPRAVLQAGGLPLILPSSHAETAPSPVEGPALAEAYLDAIDGLLLTGGADIHPSFYGQIVLERCGEIDEERDRFEVELVHAARSRDLPLLGICRGLQVLNVAMGGSLYQDLSYRKETDPAHQSLRERRGEPAHQVTIVEGSRLAGILEIRELRVTSTHHQIIRDLAPGLAVNAVAPDGVVEGVEGTGRFLLAVHWHPERMFTHYPKQLTLFRALVDEAAKARHR